One window of Anaerolineales bacterium genomic DNA carries:
- a CDS encoding acyl-CoA carboxylase subunit beta, with amino-acid sequence MKETPKIKKLNDLKAQSRLGGGEARIEAQHKKGRLTARERLDLLLDRGSFREVDPFVVHRTHDFNLDEQKFMSDSVVTGWGTIDGRLVYVYSQDFTVFGGSLGEVHAEKICKIMDMAMKNGAPIIGLNDSGGARIQEGVVSLAGYADIFLRNTMSSGVIPQISAIMGPCAGGAVYSPALTDFIFMTRNTSYMFVTGPDVVKAVTHEEVTQEELGGASVHSEKSGVCHVAADNEADTLYLIRKLLSYLPQNNMEDAPLTPSLDDPLRMDEALNTMIPDDPNKPYDIKEVIRLIVDDGKFFEIHENYAANIVVGFARLGGHSVGIVANQPAVLAGVLDIDASEKGARFVRFCDAFNIPIITFEDVPGFLPGMYQEHNGIIRSGAKLLYAYCEATIPKLTVITRKAYGGAYCVMSSKHIRSDLNLAWPTAEIAVMGPDGAVNIIFRRELDVAVDPVKRKAELVAEYKEKFANPYVAASRGYIDDVIEPKETRPRLINALAMLGNKRDGNPAKKHGNIPL; translated from the coding sequence ATGAAAGAAACACCGAAAATCAAAAAACTGAATGACCTGAAAGCGCAATCGCGCCTGGGCGGCGGGGAAGCTCGCATCGAAGCGCAGCACAAGAAGGGGCGCCTGACCGCGCGCGAACGACTCGACCTTTTATTGGATCGCGGCTCTTTTCGTGAAGTGGATCCCTTCGTCGTACACCGCACCCATGACTTCAACCTGGACGAGCAAAAATTCATGAGCGACTCTGTCGTGACCGGCTGGGGCACCATCGACGGCAGGCTCGTTTATGTCTACTCACAGGATTTCACTGTTTTTGGCGGCAGTCTCGGCGAGGTTCACGCCGAAAAAATATGCAAGATCATGGACATGGCGATGAAGAACGGCGCGCCCATCATTGGCTTGAACGACTCAGGCGGGGCGCGGATCCAGGAAGGAGTCGTCTCCCTGGCAGGCTATGCGGATATATTTCTACGCAACACCATGTCCTCCGGGGTCATCCCGCAAATCTCCGCCATCATGGGACCTTGCGCAGGCGGAGCCGTCTATTCCCCAGCGCTGACCGATTTCATCTTTATGACCCGCAACACATCCTACATGTTCGTCACTGGACCGGATGTCGTAAAAGCCGTGACACATGAAGAAGTTACCCAGGAGGAACTGGGCGGCGCAAGTGTGCATTCGGAAAAATCAGGCGTCTGCCATGTGGCCGCAGATAACGAAGCGGATACGCTTTACCTCATCCGTAAACTGCTCAGCTACCTGCCCCAAAACAACATGGAAGATGCGCCTCTCACCCCCAGCCTCGATGATCCTCTGCGAATGGATGAAGCGCTCAACACGATGATCCCCGATGACCCGAACAAACCGTACGATATCAAGGAAGTCATCCGCCTCATTGTGGACGACGGGAAATTCTTCGAAATTCATGAAAACTATGCCGCCAATATTGTTGTGGGCTTTGCACGCCTTGGCGGACATTCCGTGGGGATCGTTGCAAACCAGCCCGCCGTCCTCGCCGGGGTGCTCGATATCGACGCGAGCGAAAAGGGCGCGCGCTTCGTCCGCTTTTGCGACGCATTCAACATCCCCATCATCACGTTCGAAGATGTTCCCGGATTCCTGCCCGGCATGTACCAGGAACATAATGGGATCATCCGGTCCGGCGCAAAGCTGCTGTACGCCTATTGCGAAGCGACCATTCCCAAGCTCACGGTGATCACCCGCAAGGCATACGGAGGCGCGTACTGCGTCATGTCTTCCAAACATATCCGCAGCGACTTGAATCTTGCCTGGCCAACAGCCGAGATCGCTGTGATGGGTCCGGACGGCGCTGTCAACATCATCTTCCGCCGCGAACTGGATGTGGCGGTCGATCCGGTCAAACGCAAGGCGGAGTTGGTGGCGGAGTACAAGGAAAAGTTCGCGAATCCATATGTGGCGGCTTCGCGCGGCTATATCGACGATGTGATCGAACCAAAAGAGACCCGCCCCCGCCTGATCAATGCGCTTGCAATGTTGGGCAACAAGCGCGATGGGAATCCCGCGAAGAAGCACGGCAATATCCCCCTTTAG
- a CDS encoding glycosyltransferase family 39 protein, with product MKKFFELFAPFEIALVTVILGLHLYAAAADPYAFPNHWFVRDDAYYYFKVAQNISEGHGSTFDGINITNGYHPLWLLVCIPVFALARFDIVLPLRVLLVVIAIIHSATSIIIYRLIRKHLSHAAAIAAAIFWSFNSYIHATVYEMGLETPIAAFFVLLTIYHLSKYEGEWRATNIPISRFAGLGLVAALAMFSRLDLVFFAALTGIWVVFRGSPIRYYLPIDIAIIFISMTSSVLLRTGFESYNTIYASSALEATLIALLFKTIALYFFGAYRHPRSASIRIALRQIMIATIASTALTTGIYILFVQLGLGRNFPRSAFLIDFAVSLTLFSASRLAAYWFTTPGISHADSPMIQLKSNWKTWLQAGSAYYGIVGGLLLIYMVVNRIAFGTSSPVSGQIKRWWGSMGNTAYEKPAFNWPTYFGLGPAAYDSGQPFTEIIWYLTDKLRPHFIRGADMETERFFTILSISAAIWLAVILLNTHRTKQAFTNLAIGPLFAACVVQILSYTATSYGGAKEWYWIGQMILLTLVISLFIDLILKPLRRIKYANLVLILAAVVYGTLATAKFWRFIEYAMPHGRYEADRPLMEVVAYIEANTSENEIIGMTGGGNVGYFIKDRTIVNMDGLINSYEYFHVLQNGDAPLYLRERGMTVIFANPRLLALPPYYGQFAPFLERYSSFGGKDLLYLLEEPKY from the coding sequence ATGAAGAAATTTTTCGAACTCTTCGCGCCTTTCGAAATTGCGCTCGTCACCGTCATTTTGGGGCTTCACTTATATGCGGCGGCGGCCGATCCGTACGCCTTTCCGAATCATTGGTTCGTGCGCGACGATGCCTACTACTATTTCAAGGTTGCCCAGAATATCTCTGAAGGTCATGGCAGCACGTTCGACGGCATCAATATCACCAACGGCTATCATCCGTTGTGGCTTCTGGTTTGCATCCCGGTCTTTGCTCTCGCGCGATTTGATATCGTTCTGCCTTTACGCGTCCTGTTGGTTGTCATCGCGATCATCCACTCAGCGACTTCCATCATTATTTATCGCCTGATCCGGAAGCATCTTTCTCATGCAGCCGCCATCGCTGCGGCGATCTTCTGGTCTTTCAATTCCTATATTCACGCCACAGTCTACGAAATGGGTCTGGAAACGCCTATCGCCGCTTTTTTTGTTTTGCTGACCATTTACCATCTTTCCAAATACGAAGGCGAATGGCGAGCAACCAATATTCCTATAAGTCGATTCGCGGGTCTCGGTCTCGTTGCCGCGCTGGCAATGTTCAGCCGCCTCGATCTGGTGTTCTTCGCAGCTCTCACCGGTATTTGGGTCGTTTTCCGCGGCTCTCCCATTCGATATTATCTCCCCATCGACATTGCGATCATTTTCATATCGATGACCAGCTCTGTGCTCCTGCGGACCGGTTTCGAATCTTACAATACGATTTACGCGTCATCGGCGCTCGAGGCGACTCTCATCGCGCTATTGTTCAAGACTATTGCGTTGTATTTCTTTGGCGCGTATCGGCATCCTCGTTCGGCTTCCATCCGGATCGCGCTCCGTCAGATCATGATTGCCACAATCGCAAGCACGGCTCTGACCACAGGAATATACATTCTGTTCGTTCAACTGGGATTGGGAAGGAATTTCCCCCGCTCTGCCTTCCTCATCGATTTTGCCGTCAGCCTGACCCTCTTCTCCGCCTCCCGCCTCGCCGCATACTGGTTCACCACTCCCGGCATTTCCCACGCCGACTCTCCAATGATCCAACTTAAGTCGAATTGGAAAACCTGGTTGCAGGCGGGTTCGGCATATTACGGTATCGTCGGCGGATTGCTTCTAATTTACATGGTCGTCAATCGGATCGCCTTTGGCACATCCAGCCCGGTCAGCGGGCAGATCAAACGCTGGTGGGGCAGCATGGGCAATACGGCATACGAGAAACCTGCATTTAATTGGCCCACATATTTTGGTTTGGGTCCGGCGGCATACGACAGCGGACAACCGTTTACGGAGATCATCTGGTATCTCACAGATAAATTACGCCCACACTTCATCCGCGGAGCGGATATGGAGACGGAACGCTTTTTCACAATTCTCTCCATTTCTGCCGCGATCTGGCTGGCTGTCATCCTACTTAACACACATCGGACGAAGCAGGCGTTTACGAATCTTGCCATCGGTCCCCTTTTCGCTGCCTGCGTTGTTCAAATCCTCTCCTATACTGCCACATCCTACGGAGGCGCGAAGGAATGGTATTGGATCGGGCAGATGATCCTGCTCACGCTGGTCATAAGCCTGTTCATCGACCTGATCTTAAAACCCTTGCGTCGCATCAAATACGCCAATCTCGTCCTCATTTTGGCGGCTGTCGTTTACGGCACGTTGGCAACTGCCAAATTCTGGCGGTTTATTGAATACGCCATGCCTCACGGCAGATATGAAGCAGACCGCCCCTTAATGGAAGTCGTGGCGTATATCGAAGCCAACACTTCGGAAAACGAGATCATAGGCATGACCGGAGGTGGAAATGTCGGTTATTTCATTAAAGATCGCACCATCGTCAACATGGACGGGCTGATCAATAGTTACGAGTATTTCCATGTCCTGCAAAACGGCGACGCTCCGTTATATCTTCGCGAGCGCGGTATGACGGTCATCTTTGCCAATCCGCGCCTCCTTGCACTGCCCCCCTATTATGGACAGTTTGCACCCTTCCTCGAGCGATACAGCAGTTTCGGAGGCAAGGACCTGCTATATCTTCTGGAAGAACCGAAGTATTAG
- a CDS encoding zinc-binding dehydrogenase, which yields MKAILFHKHGGPEVLEYSDFPSPQPKPGEALIKLHAAALNRMDVFVRNGWPGLKLELPHINGADGAGEVVELGEGASGFTVGDHVVINANLGCGECDFCKSGRDNLCRNWHLLGETVRGTYAEYISLPVRQLYKLPKDYDYHLAVSAALVYQTAWHSMVKRGEVKAGEIVAIVGAGGGVNSASVQVARYLGAKVIVIGSNSKKLEQAKSIGADIVIDRSQVEDWSKAVFLATDKQGVDVVVDNIGTTFPLSFRALKKGGRLLTVGNSGGPRFEIDNRYVFAKHLSIIGSTMSTLADFSEVMDLVVAGKLQPIHDKTFPLKEAGAAQKRLWQGENFGRITLAIS from the coding sequence ATGAAAGCAATTCTCTTCCATAAGCACGGTGGTCCGGAAGTCCTGGAATACAGCGACTTCCCCTCTCCCCAACCCAAACCTGGCGAAGCGCTTATCAAACTTCACGCTGCGGCTCTCAACCGCATGGACGTTTTTGTCCGCAATGGCTGGCCCGGCTTGAAGCTGGAACTCCCCCATATCAACGGCGCGGACGGGGCGGGAGAAGTCGTTGAATTAGGGGAAGGCGCATCTGGTTTTACGGTCGGCGATCACGTCGTCATCAACGCCAATCTCGGCTGCGGTGAATGTGATTTCTGTAAGTCCGGGCGCGATAACCTGTGCAGAAACTGGCATTTACTCGGCGAAACCGTGCGCGGAACGTATGCAGAATACATTTCGCTTCCCGTCCGCCAACTTTATAAACTGCCGAAAGATTATGACTATCATCTCGCGGTCAGCGCCGCGCTGGTATATCAGACCGCCTGGCATTCGATGGTCAAACGTGGGGAGGTCAAGGCCGGGGAAATAGTGGCAATCGTCGGCGCGGGAGGAGGCGTGAATTCAGCTTCGGTCCAGGTTGCCAGATATCTAGGCGCAAAGGTCATCGTCATCGGCTCGAATTCAAAGAAACTCGAACAGGCAAAATCCATTGGTGCGGATATTGTGATCGACAGATCGCAGGTAGAAGATTGGTCGAAAGCGGTTTTTCTTGCGACGGACAAACAGGGTGTTGATGTGGTGGTGGATAACATCGGAACGACATTCCCCCTAAGCTTCCGCGCGCTGAAAAAAGGCGGGCGTTTACTGACCGTGGGCAACAGCGGGGGACCACGCTTCGAGATCGACAACCGCTACGTCTTTGCAAAACACCTTTCCATCATCGGTTCGACCATGAGCACGCTGGCGGATTTTTCAGAAGTGATGGACTTGGTGGTCGCGGGGAAACTCCAACCCATTCACGACAAGACCTTTCCGCTGAAGGAAGCGGGTGCCGCTCAGAAGCGACTTTGGCAGGGGGAAAACTTCGGAAGGATCACTCTCGCCATTTCCTGA
- a CDS encoding class I SAM-dependent methyltransferase — translation MTYTASSPDLETAACPICGPSASAVTRYDFNPYRVVACSTCGLNYLSPRLTETAILNLYKDEAYYNSNISGQGYDEYMEISDNWVKTFRLRLKQIAPYKSSGKALDIGCGPGFFLTAAQRMGFDVYGLDPSDYIVTQAQKTWGDRVKLGLIDSAGYAPEIFDLVVAFDTFEHIYEPKKFLQEIHRILKTGGVLAITTPDPTSALAKVSGKNWVSFKLPEHVFYWSPETIRRILGECFEVLEVRRAGQYATLGFLFRRFFRLSSNPGRFLNGLISLLNKFSIYSDNGSITAIAQKKSILQVEPQA, via the coding sequence ATGACCTACACCGCCTCTTCCCCCGACCTCGAAACTGCCGCCTGCCCAATCTGCGGACCTTCCGCCTCAGCAGTCACCCGCTATGACTTTAACCCGTACAGAGTCGTCGCCTGTTCCACGTGCGGATTGAATTACCTCTCACCCCGGCTCACAGAAACGGCGATCCTCAACCTGTATAAAGATGAAGCCTATTACAACTCTAACATATCAGGTCAGGGATATGACGAGTATATGGAGATCAGCGATAATTGGGTAAAGACCTTCAGGTTACGGCTCAAGCAAATCGCCCCCTACAAATCATCGGGCAAGGCATTGGACATCGGCTGCGGTCCGGGGTTTTTCCTCACCGCCGCCCAACGTATGGGATTCGATGTCTATGGGCTCGACCCATCCGATTACATTGTGACACAGGCGCAAAAGACATGGGGCGACCGGGTCAAGCTCGGCTTGATCGATTCTGCGGGATACGCGCCTGAAATTTTCGACCTCGTTGTTGCATTCGACACGTTCGAGCATATCTATGAACCAAAGAAATTCCTTCAGGAGATCCATCGAATTTTGAAAACCGGGGGCGTGCTTGCCATCACCACCCCCGACCCGACAAGCGCGCTCGCAAAAGTATCCGGAAAAAATTGGGTGTCGTTCAAGCTGCCGGAGCATGTCTTCTATTGGTCGCCGGAGACAATTCGCAGAATCCTTGGAGAATGTTTCGAAGTCCTGGAAGTCCGCCGTGCAGGACAATATGCAACCCTGGGATTTTTATTCCGGCGGTTTTTCCGGTTAAGCAGCAACCCCGGCAGATTTCTGAACGGATTGATCAGCCTCTTGAATAAATTCAGCATTTACTCCGATAATGGGTCGATAACCGCAATTGCGCAAAAGAAATCCATTCTGCAGGTTGAGCCTCAAGCATGA
- a CDS encoding glycosyltransferase family 2 protein, producing the protein MSKSQTRKTIRLSIIVPAYNEGSHIYENLLAICDTLKGRYAEIIVVDDGSTDATLAECKRAAKVRRNIKPIRLQKNEGKGASLFRGFAEARGESIVFFDSDLEIAPLYIVKLLAAMQEQDADVVAGVKDQAINRFPAPRRMMSALYRNTVKLLFDLSITDTQTGIKAFKREVLENAIPRMSVSRFAFDLELLVAASRFGYKIVEYPVEVSYVRKGGMGRMKFGSLFATFIDTLKIYFRASFWRWLEPSAGTQFWMIFFVLGVFLAGIGFAKILSPVILQPALDKVSYIIFLRFIPAAIRDPMLALAGVLIVLVSLIQLNKSLLKAFARKDRGDLAGILRK; encoded by the coding sequence ATGTCTAAATCCCAAACAAGAAAAACCATCCGCCTATCGATCATTGTGCCGGCTTATAACGAAGGTTCGCATATCTACGAGAACCTGCTCGCCATTTGCGACACTTTGAAAGGGCGATACGCAGAGATCATCGTGGTCGATGACGGTAGTACAGATGCAACACTCGCGGAATGCAAACGCGCTGCAAAAGTCCGCCGCAATATAAAACCGATCCGGCTGCAGAAGAATGAAGGCAAAGGCGCATCTTTGTTTCGCGGTTTTGCCGAAGCACGCGGAGAATCTATCGTATTCTTCGATTCCGATCTCGAGATCGCCCCCCTTTACATAGTAAAATTGCTCGCCGCCATGCAGGAACAGGACGCCGATGTGGTCGCCGGAGTAAAAGACCAGGCAATCAACCGCTTCCCCGCTCCGCGCAGGATGATGAGCGCGCTTTACCGTAATACAGTGAAACTACTTTTCGATCTTAGTATTACAGACACGCAGACCGGCATCAAAGCGTTCAAACGGGAAGTGCTGGAGAATGCCATCCCGCGCATGAGCGTCAGCCGGTTCGCCTTCGATCTCGAATTGCTTGTCGCTGCCTCTCGGTTTGGTTACAAGATCGTGGAATACCCCGTCGAGGTTTCCTACGTCCGTAAAGGTGGCATGGGACGCATGAAGTTCGGTTCCCTATTCGCCACGTTTATCGACACGTTGAAAATTTATTTTCGCGCAAGTTTCTGGCGATGGCTCGAACCAAGCGCAGGCACTCAATTTTGGATGATCTTCTTTGTATTGGGTGTTTTCCTTGCAGGTATCGGCTTTGCAAAGATCCTCTCGCCCGTCATTCTTCAGCCTGCGCTTGACAAGGTGTCGTATATCATCTTCCTTCGGTTCATCCCCGCCGCCATCCGCGACCCGATGCTGGCATTGGCGGGTGTGCTGATCGTCCTGGTCTCACTGATCCAGTTGAATAAAAGCCTGTTGAAGGCATTCGCCCGCAAAGACCGCGGCGACCTTGCAGGCATCCTTCGAAAATGA
- a CDS encoding glycosyltransferase family 39 protein, translating into MEITPFWSLAPTLVALVVSLVLLGVARRSRWRDPIEAEIPNAEIQVDPTPILIDFNTKFRSFLKTYNRELMFAGVILGVLIYALVSAPVQMTGETPKTPGAPGSPFFFVHWQRNHLLLFYHETATTSNLLTGLFVLGLAVFALIKRSPQKAKTSLLWSCLALAGSAQWMVSGQVQLSLGIAFYLLAAGGFLFWSLINNRDLSADIDGPHSLSKNREVVLVLLILALATFGRMFELKLLPYGIEGDEAKWTAEVVWLGLRGEPDSNGLYHRDALPVSFYMQTIFHRLLGPSLFAARFEVAFFSIFGTFIFYLLLRRIGAMPIALLASWLLSASIFDISASRLANVESHVKIWPLLALALLSWALDKKHWTNYAIAGVALALGLMTYDTVWPLGLVMLIITIIEAIRQKDDFRDGFRNVMAMLTPALLVMPFIVPYMTGRLNYYELDSRGWDKGFEIFWEHFQRVFSSWYVHLSEDFLYNRNGPLLNAFLLPWMTFGFIALLATLRRRLSLWSVIWVLLFIFPVPIVAHSPFGRVYYPALPAIYILVAVGMYVFSRESLRALGRNFQPVVAAVSLAVLIWLPIFNLFIYFNEVFDFADRQMRREVAEMAGEVASEDNLIVLASVPQANEALNNEYQMIELFMMKNLSHEQISDSYKNVALEEILPNLSSMSDRSSRSIILDKQTLNDRQKRDDLTAALRKCYPGAGWLDGVYFYRVDLDADALDNPACISTVLTLEEKSPALFNWELSQGSANRVSMACETLQIDRTWIEAETLNPAPGWQTETSFANGWLGEGFLMDNYNSQPTLFDFEVTEEKPVYIWVRSYKRVVDNSPGFISMNGEAYPFGDIDDEKINEWVWERLGPFHAPTGLNTAAINRPFNDDPSTFMAVFVDVVAATTDEDFSPTADSFSPLPVQSYTFPAEKSEGDIIIQMEPGTYRCTLEAVSREVPIVDSFGKTPVRSNSIEFTIKP; encoded by the coding sequence ATGGAAATCACCCCTTTCTGGTCTTTGGCTCCAACTCTCGTGGCGCTGGTAGTCAGCCTGGTTCTGTTGGGTGTGGCGCGCCGCTCCAGGTGGAGAGATCCAATTGAGGCTGAAATCCCCAATGCTGAAATCCAGGTCGACCCCACGCCCATCTTAATAGATTTCAATACCAAGTTCCGCTCCTTTCTGAAGACATACAACCGCGAACTGATGTTTGCAGGCGTAATCCTTGGGGTTTTGATCTATGCCCTGGTTTCCGCTCCCGTACAAATGACCGGCGAGACCCCAAAAACACCCGGCGCGCCGGGAAGCCCGTTCTTCTTCGTACACTGGCAGCGAAATCATTTGCTGCTTTTTTACCACGAGACGGCCACAACAAGCAATCTGCTGACGGGTCTGTTCGTGTTGGGTCTGGCAGTCTTCGCATTGATAAAACGCTCGCCTCAAAAAGCAAAAACCTCCCTGCTATGGAGTTGCCTGGCGTTGGCTGGTAGCGCTCAATGGATGGTGTCGGGTCAAGTCCAGTTATCCCTGGGCATTGCGTTTTATCTCCTAGCAGCAGGCGGATTCCTTTTTTGGAGTTTGATCAACAACCGCGATCTATCCGCAGACATCGACGGACCGCACTCCCTTTCAAAAAACCGGGAGGTGGTCCTGGTCCTTCTGATCCTCGCTCTCGCCACATTCGGGCGCATGTTCGAATTGAAACTCCTTCCCTATGGGATCGAAGGCGATGAGGCAAAATGGACGGCGGAGGTGGTGTGGCTTGGGTTGCGCGGCGAACCCGACTCGAACGGTCTGTATCACCGCGACGCCCTGCCGGTCAGTTTTTACATGCAAACCATCTTTCATCGCCTGCTGGGACCCTCGCTCTTTGCGGCAAGGTTTGAGGTCGCATTTTTCAGCATTTTCGGCACCTTCATCTTTTATCTGCTCCTCCGGCGCATTGGAGCCATGCCGATAGCGCTCCTTGCATCCTGGCTTCTCAGCGCATCCATATTCGATATCAGCGCCAGCCGCCTGGCAAATGTGGAAAGCCATGTAAAGATCTGGCCCCTTCTGGCTTTGGCTCTATTGAGTTGGGCGCTTGATAAAAAACATTGGACAAATTATGCCATCGCCGGGGTCGCGCTTGCGCTTGGTCTCATGACTTACGATACGGTATGGCCGCTCGGTCTGGTGATGCTGATCATCACGATCATTGAGGCGATTCGTCAGAAAGACGATTTCCGCGACGGTTTTCGTAACGTCATGGCAATGCTTACGCCCGCCCTGCTCGTCATGCCGTTCATCGTCCCTTATATGACAGGCAGGCTCAATTATTACGAACTCGACAGCCGGGGCTGGGACAAGGGATTTGAGATTTTTTGGGAACATTTCCAGCGCGTTTTCTCGAGCTGGTATGTGCATCTCTCCGAAGATTTTCTTTACAATCGAAATGGACCGCTGCTCAACGCATTTCTCCTTCCATGGATGACATTTGGATTCATCGCCCTGTTGGCAACCCTGCGGCGGCGGCTCTCTCTCTGGTCCGTGATCTGGGTGCTCCTGTTCATCTTCCCAGTCCCGATAGTCGCTCATTCCCCATTTGGTCGCGTGTATTACCCTGCATTGCCCGCTATTTATATTCTCGTTGCCGTAGGCATGTACGTGTTTAGCCGTGAATCTCTCCGCGCATTGGGAAGGAACTTCCAACCAGTTGTGGCAGCGGTGTCCTTGGCGGTTTTGATCTGGCTTCCCATCTTCAATCTCTTCATCTATTTCAACGAAGTATTCGACTTCGCAGATCGCCAGATGCGGCGCGAAGTGGCGGAAATGGCAGGTGAAGTTGCCAGCGAAGATAATCTCATCGTGCTCGCGTCCGTTCCACAGGCGAACGAGGCGCTGAATAACGAATATCAAATGATCGAATTGTTCATGATGAAGAATCTCTCTCACGAACAGATCAGCGACTCGTACAAGAATGTTGCGCTGGAGGAAATTCTTCCGAATCTAAGTTCGATGAGCGACCGGTCATCCCGCTCCATCATCCTGGATAAACAGACCCTGAACGACAGGCAAAAACGCGACGACCTGACAGCAGCCCTCCGTAAATGTTACCCGGGAGCCGGATGGCTGGATGGCGTATATTTTTATCGGGTCGACCTGGATGCCGACGCGCTCGATAATCCCGCCTGCATCAGCACCGTATTGACTCTTGAGGAGAAATCCCCGGCGCTTTTCAATTGGGAGTTGTCGCAAGGGTCAGCGAATCGAGTTTCGATGGCATGCGAAACCTTGCAGATCGACCGTACCTGGATTGAAGCTGAAACTCTCAATCCTGCCCCGGGCTGGCAGACGGAAACCTCCTTCGCGAACGGCTGGCTGGGCGAAGGCTTCCTAATGGATAATTACAACAGCCAACCAACTCTCTTCGATTTCGAAGTCACCGAAGAAAAACCCGTTTATATCTGGGTTCGTTCCTACAAACGGGTCGTGGACAACTCTCCCGGGTTCATCAGCATGAACGGCGAGGCGTACCCATTCGGCGACATCGACGACGAAAAAATCAATGAATGGGTCTGGGAGCGGTTGGGTCCTTTCCATGCACCTACAGGTCTCAATACCGCCGCCATAAACCGGCCCTTTAACGACGATCCGTCGACTTTCATGGCGGTCTTCGTCGATGTCGTAGCGGCAACGACGGATGAGGATTTTTCTCCGACAGCGGACAGTTTTTCACCCTTGCCCGTTCAATCGTACACATTTCCCGCAGAAAAAAGCGAAGGCGATATCATCATCCAAATGGAGCCGGGAACTTATCGTTGTACGCTTGAGGCGGTCAGCCGCGAAGTCCCGATCGTGGATTCTTTCGGGAAGACACCGGTGCGCTCGAATTCGATCGAATTCACCATCAAGCCCTGA
- a CDS encoding acyl-CoA dehydrogenase, whose translation MLRDAARDFAQKEIAPIAAEFDESGEFPQATIKKMGELGFMGIEIPEQYGGAGMDALAYVLALEEICKVDASHGVIMSVNNSLYCHGILKFGSEDQKKKFLTPIASGKAIGAYSLTEPQSGSDAGTMRSRAVRDGDYYILNGRKSWVTSGPVADYFVVFTMTDPDKKQKGVSAFLVEGKTPGLTRGKKEPKLGIRASATSELIFEDCRVPAENLLGKEGEGFKIAMTVLDAGRIGIATQALGIAEAAYEAAREYAGQREAFGQPIGQFQGTGFKLADMKTRIEASRLLIYNAALAKEKSKGTEGRYSLEASMAKLFASETAMYVTHQAVQIHGGMGYSRELPVERYFRDAKITEIYEGTSEIQRLVISRLELGMK comes from the coding sequence ATGTTGCGAGATGCCGCGCGCGATTTTGCGCAAAAAGAGATCGCGCCAATCGCCGCCGAATTCGATGAAAGCGGCGAGTTCCCTCAGGCAACCATCAAAAAGATGGGCGAATTGGGTTTCATGGGCATCGAAATTCCCGAACAATACGGCGGTGCGGGCATGGATGCCTTGGCTTATGTACTGGCGCTCGAGGAAATCTGCAAGGTGGACGCTTCGCACGGCGTGATCATGTCGGTGAACAACTCCCTTTATTGTCATGGCATTCTAAAATTCGGCTCGGAAGACCAGAAGAAAAAATTCCTGACCCCCATTGCCTCCGGCAAAGCCATCGGAGCATACTCCCTTACCGAACCCCAAAGTGGATCCGACGCCGGGACGATGCGCAGCCGCGCTGTCCGTGATGGAGATTATTACATTCTGAATGGACGCAAATCCTGGGTCACCAGCGGACCCGTCGCTGATTATTTCGTCGTTTTCACAATGACCGACCCGGACAAAAAACAAAAAGGTGTTTCTGCCTTTCTCGTGGAAGGGAAAACGCCGGGTTTGACCCGCGGAAAGAAAGAGCCGAAACTGGGCATCCGCGCTTCAGCGACCAGCGAATTGATCTTTGAAGATTGTCGCGTCCCTGCCGAAAACCTGCTCGGCAAAGAAGGGGAAGGATTTAAAATTGCCATGACGGTTCTGGACGCAGGAAGAATTGGAATCGCCACCCAGGCATTGGGCATCGCCGAAGCGGCTTATGAAGCGGCAAGAGAATATGCGGGGCAGCGCGAAGCGTTCGGTCAGCCCATCGGTCAATTCCAGGGAACCGGCTTCAAACTTGCGGATATGAAAACGCGCATCGAAGCCTCCCGCTTGTTGATCTACAATGCCGCTCTTGCAAAAGAGAAGTCGAAGGGAACCGAAGGCAGGTATTCGCTGGAAGCTTCCATGGCAAAGTTATTTGCATCTGAGACAGCAATGTACGTGACCCATCAGGCGGTGCAGATTCATGGCGGCATGGGCTACAGCAGGGAACTGCCCGTGGAGCGGTATTTCCGCGATGCGAAGATCACGGAGATCTATGAAGGGACCAGTGAGATTCAAAGGCTGGTCATTTCAAGGCTTGAATTGGGAATGAAATAA